A single Xylanimonas cellulosilytica DSM 15894 DNA region contains:
- the purF gene encoding amidophosphoribosyltransferase gives MPLRPDGRLNHDLMPGEKGPQDACGVFGVWAPGEEVAKLAYFGLYALQHRGQESAGIATSNGEQILVYKDMGLVSQVFDETALGALRGHIALGHCRYSTTGAVTWENAQPTLGATASGTVALGHNGNLTNSAELVNLVAERYGAQRRGELARGNTTDTALVTALFAGDDEHTLEQTALEVLPRLRGAFSLVFMDERTLYAARDPQGVRPLVLGRLERGWVVASETPALDIVGASYVREVEPGELIMIDGDGLRSQRFAPVERAGCVFEYVYLARPDTVINGRSVHAARVEMGRALAKEHPVEADLVIPTPESGTPAAVGYAQESGIPFGQGLTKNAYVGRTFIQPSDTLRQLGIRLKLNPLREVIRGKRLVVVDDSIVRGNTQRALVRMLREAGAAEVHIRISSPPVKWPCFYGIDFASRAELIANGLAVDEIGQSLGADSLGYISLDGMIAATQQAESQLCTACFTGKYPIELPPEDQLGKHLLEQEELPLGSPEDGLRSLTVAVGGSGALAHP, from the coding sequence ATGCCTTTGCGCCCTGACGGTCGCCTCAACCATGACCTGATGCCCGGCGAGAAGGGCCCGCAGGACGCCTGCGGGGTCTTCGGGGTCTGGGCCCCCGGCGAGGAGGTCGCGAAGCTCGCGTACTTCGGCCTCTACGCCCTCCAGCACCGCGGCCAGGAGTCCGCCGGTATCGCCACCTCGAACGGTGAGCAGATCCTCGTCTACAAGGACATGGGCCTGGTCTCGCAGGTGTTCGACGAGACTGCCCTGGGTGCTCTGCGAGGGCACATCGCCCTCGGCCACTGCCGGTACTCCACGACGGGTGCCGTCACGTGGGAGAACGCCCAGCCCACGCTCGGCGCGACGGCGTCGGGCACCGTGGCGCTCGGCCACAACGGCAACCTGACCAACTCCGCCGAGCTCGTCAACCTGGTCGCGGAGCGCTACGGCGCGCAGCGCCGGGGCGAGCTGGCCCGCGGCAACACCACCGACACCGCGCTCGTCACGGCGCTGTTTGCGGGTGACGACGAGCACACTCTCGAGCAGACCGCGCTCGAGGTGCTGCCGCGCCTGCGCGGCGCCTTCTCGCTGGTGTTCATGGACGAGCGCACCCTGTACGCCGCCCGCGACCCGCAGGGCGTGCGCCCGCTGGTGCTCGGCCGCCTCGAGCGCGGCTGGGTGGTCGCCTCGGAGACACCCGCCCTCGACATCGTCGGCGCCAGCTATGTGCGCGAGGTCGAGCCGGGCGAGCTGATCATGATCGACGGCGACGGGCTGCGCTCGCAGCGGTTCGCGCCCGTCGAGCGCGCCGGCTGCGTGTTCGAGTACGTCTACCTGGCCCGCCCCGACACCGTCATCAACGGCCGCTCGGTGCACGCCGCCCGCGTCGAGATGGGGCGCGCGCTCGCCAAGGAGCACCCCGTCGAGGCCGATCTGGTCATCCCGACGCCGGAGTCCGGCACGCCCGCCGCCGTCGGGTACGCGCAGGAGTCGGGCATCCCGTTCGGGCAGGGCCTGACGAAGAACGCGTACGTGGGCCGCACGTTCATCCAGCCGTCGGACACCCTGCGCCAGCTCGGCATCCGGCTCAAGCTCAACCCGCTGCGCGAGGTCATCCGCGGCAAGCGCCTCGTCGTCGTCGACGACTCGATCGTGCGCGGCAACACGCAGCGCGCGCTGGTGCGCATGCTGCGCGAGGCCGGCGCGGCCGAGGTGCACATCCGCATCTCGTCGCCGCCCGTGAAGTGGCCGTGCTTCTACGGCATCGACTTCGCCTCGCGCGCCGAGCTGATCGCCAACGGCCTCGCCGTCGACGAGATCGGCCAGTCGCTGGGCGCGGACTCGCTGGGGTACATCTCGCTCGACGGCATGATCGCCGCCACGCAGCAGGCCGAGTCGCAGCTGTGCACCGCCTGTTTCACGGGGAAGTACCCGATCGAGCTGCCGCCCGAGGACCAGCTCGGCAAGCACCTGCTCGAGCAGGAGGAGCTGCCGCTCGGCTCGCCCGAGGACGGCCTGCGCTCGCTGACGGTCGCCGTCGGCGGCAGCGGCGCCCTCGCCCACCCGTAA
- a CDS encoding ExeM/NucH family extracellular endonuclease, giving the protein MTFPARRRTRGAAALLAATLALPASFALAVPAAAAVSADAPIVIDEVYGGGGNNGAPFNQDFIELWNTTDEPVSLDGWSVQYASAGGTWANGSQTNLTGTIPARSAFLVGQGFGADTTLAPLPTPDVVGTIAMSGTAAKVALVQGTERIDCAGAACAALPEVVDLVGWGNASAWAGSGPAAATSNATSNARTDDVNTADNAADFTVGAPTPANSGDDGGGDPGEPGGGTHTIAEIQGTGPASPLVGQSVTTTGVVTAAYPTGGFNGYVIQTPGTGGAIDATHTASDAIFVFSSVTVGSVQVGQTVQVTGTVSEFNGLTEITVGSAAGLTVLPDAAPVTPVTADWPATDAGREALESMLFAPGDFTVSNVYTTNQYGEVGLAAGNLPLLQPTDVARPGTDAAAAVEADNAARGVVLDDGATTNFLSAANRDLTPPYISLDEPVRVGAAASFTDPVIVDYRNNTWKLNPTSPIVAGGPAPVTFADTRTEAPEAVGGDLRVATFNVLNYFTTLGVDFGGCSYFADRDGNPIAVNSCPNNGPRGAWDAASLQRQQDKIVAAVNALDVDVVGLLEIENSAALGEEPDEALATLTDALNADAGGDVWAYVPSSAELPDASEQDAITNAIIYRQAVVEPVGEARALGDQSAAGQAFGNAREPIGQEFAPAGGGDPFFVVVNHLKSKGSAGPWPGDADAGDGQGASNESRVRQATALRDWVDEVTEPGEAVALIGDFNAYTHEDPLQVLYDAGYTDAASTLSSDQWSYSFGGLSGSLDHVLLNGPATERATGADVWEINADESIALQYSRYNYHGTLFHAPDQFASSDHNPVVVGLTADEDNEAPIDVDILNLNDFHGRIDANTVAVAGTVEELRAQNPDGTLFVSAGDNIGASLFASALQQDQPTIDVLNALDLFVSAVGNHEFDQGFDDLTGRVADAADFAYLGANVYATGTTTPALPEYAIETVEGVDIGFVGVVTQETPALVTPAGVAGLDFGDPVEAINRVTAQLQDGDDTNGEADVVIALVHDGASAGTPDGATLEEEVAAGGTFARIVTDIDARVDAILTGHTHKQYAWDAPVTGTDRTRPIIQTGSYGEFVGHTSLTIDPVTLEVTDYAVENVARTTTPAADLVATYPRVAQVETIVEAALAEADVIGSQPVGKVTADITTAFAGGSFVDGVWTGGTRDDRESESTLGNLVGNALRDSLASPDRGGAQIGIVNPGGLRGELLVGDDGVITYAEANGVLPFVNNLWTLTLTGAQLTEVLEQQWQTNPDGTRPSRPYLALGLSDNVTWVARTADGNAAPGGNVLAVYVNGTLVEPTDTFRVATFSFLGTGGDNFREFTDATDVRDSGLVDRDAWIDYIRDNSPLTPSFARTRAVVDALPPTVQAGDATSVALSGLDLTSLGSPANTTASATLVPADDTTADGIDLGDVTIADGATSVGFTVPAGTAAGDYAVRVVAAPSGTTVLLPLTVEAAEDPAYPDWSPATVYTGGERVTFRGAVYQAQWWTQGAAPDASPWGSWMRLGAEVQTPQGTVREWTDSWVYTGGETVVHDGRLWRAMWWTRNQEPGAEPWGPWQDLGAL; this is encoded by the coding sequence ATGACGTTCCCAGCCCGACGGCGGACGAGGGGCGCGGCCGCGCTCCTGGCCGCGACCCTCGCCCTTCCCGCGTCGTTCGCCCTGGCGGTGCCCGCCGCAGCGGCCGTGTCCGCGGACGCCCCGATCGTCATCGACGAGGTCTACGGCGGTGGCGGCAACAACGGCGCCCCGTTCAACCAGGACTTCATCGAGCTGTGGAACACCACGGACGAGCCGGTGAGCCTGGACGGCTGGTCCGTCCAGTACGCGTCGGCGGGCGGCACGTGGGCCAACGGCTCCCAGACCAACCTCACCGGCACCATCCCGGCACGCAGCGCGTTCCTGGTCGGGCAGGGGTTCGGGGCCGACACGACGCTCGCACCTCTGCCGACGCCCGACGTCGTCGGCACCATCGCGATGTCGGGCACGGCCGCCAAGGTGGCGCTGGTGCAGGGCACCGAGCGCATCGACTGCGCGGGTGCGGCCTGCGCGGCGCTGCCCGAGGTGGTCGACCTGGTCGGGTGGGGCAACGCGAGCGCCTGGGCGGGCTCCGGCCCGGCAGCCGCGACGTCGAACGCGACGTCGAACGCGCGCACGGACGACGTCAACACCGCCGACAACGCCGCGGACTTCACCGTCGGCGCCCCGACGCCGGCCAACAGCGGCGACGACGGTGGCGGTGATCCCGGTGAGCCCGGCGGGGGCACCCACACCATCGCCGAGATCCAGGGCACCGGGCCGGCCTCGCCGCTCGTGGGCCAGAGCGTCACGACGACGGGCGTGGTCACCGCCGCGTACCCGACGGGCGGCTTCAACGGCTACGTCATCCAGACCCCCGGCACCGGCGGCGCCATCGACGCCACGCACACGGCGTCGGACGCGATCTTCGTGTTCTCCTCCGTGACGGTCGGCTCGGTGCAGGTGGGTCAGACGGTCCAGGTCACGGGCACGGTGAGCGAGTTCAACGGGCTCACCGAGATCACCGTCGGCAGCGCCGCCGGTCTCACGGTGCTGCCCGACGCCGCCCCCGTCACCCCGGTGACGGCCGACTGGCCGGCCACCGACGCCGGGCGTGAGGCGCTCGAGTCGATGCTCTTCGCGCCGGGCGACTTCACGGTGAGCAACGTCTACACCACCAACCAGTACGGCGAGGTCGGTCTCGCGGCCGGGAACCTGCCGCTGCTCCAGCCCACCGACGTGGCCCGCCCGGGCACCGACGCGGCCGCGGCCGTCGAGGCCGACAACGCGGCCCGCGGCGTCGTCCTCGACGACGGCGCGACGACGAACTTCCTGTCCGCCGCGAACCGCGACCTCACCCCGCCGTACATCTCGCTCGACGAGCCGGTGCGGGTCGGCGCGGCAGCCTCGTTCACCGATCCGGTCATCGTCGACTACCGGAACAACACGTGGAAGCTCAACCCGACATCCCCGATCGTGGCGGGCGGTCCCGCCCCGGTCACGTTCGCCGACACCCGCACCGAGGCCCCCGAGGCCGTCGGCGGGGACCTGAGGGTCGCCACGTTCAACGTGCTCAACTACTTCACGACCCTGGGCGTGGACTTCGGCGGCTGCTCGTACTTCGCCGACCGCGACGGCAACCCCATCGCGGTCAACAGCTGCCCGAACAACGGGCCGCGCGGGGCGTGGGACGCCGCGAGCCTCCAGCGCCAGCAGGACAAGATCGTCGCCGCCGTCAACGCGCTCGACGTCGACGTCGTCGGCCTGCTGGAGATCGAGAACTCGGCCGCGCTGGGTGAGGAGCCGGACGAGGCGCTCGCCACGCTCACGGACGCGCTCAACGCGGACGCAGGGGGCGACGTGTGGGCGTACGTCCCGTCGTCGGCCGAGCTGCCGGACGCGTCCGAGCAGGACGCCATCACCAACGCCATCATCTACCGCCAGGCCGTCGTCGAGCCGGTGGGCGAGGCGCGGGCCCTGGGCGACCAGTCGGCGGCTGGCCAGGCGTTCGGCAACGCCCGCGAGCCGATCGGCCAGGAGTTCGCCCCGGCGGGCGGCGGCGACCCGTTCTTCGTCGTCGTCAACCACCTCAAGTCGAAGGGCTCGGCCGGTCCCTGGCCGGGCGACGCCGACGCCGGAGACGGTCAGGGGGCGTCCAACGAGTCCCGCGTCCGGCAGGCGACGGCGCTGCGCGACTGGGTCGACGAGGTCACCGAGCCCGGCGAGGCCGTGGCCCTCATCGGCGACTTCAACGCGTACACGCACGAGGACCCGCTGCAGGTGCTCTACGACGCCGGGTACACGGACGCCGCGTCGACGCTGAGCAGCGACCAGTGGTCCTACTCGTTCGGCGGCCTGTCCGGCTCGCTCGACCACGTGCTCCTCAACGGCCCCGCCACCGAGCGCGCGACCGGGGCGGACGTCTGGGAGATCAACGCCGACGAGTCCATCGCGCTCCAGTACAGCCGGTACAACTACCACGGCACGCTCTTCCACGCGCCGGACCAGTTCGCGTCGTCGGACCACAACCCCGTCGTGGTCGGCCTCACCGCCGACGAGGACAACGAGGCGCCGATCGACGTCGACATCCTCAACCTCAACGACTTCCACGGCCGCATCGACGCCAACACCGTCGCCGTCGCGGGCACGGTCGAGGAGCTGCGCGCCCAGAACCCGGACGGCACCCTCTTCGTCTCCGCCGGTGACAACATCGGGGCCTCGCTGTTCGCCTCGGCCCTCCAGCAGGACCAGCCGACCATCGACGTCCTCAACGCCCTCGACCTCTTCGTGAGCGCCGTGGGCAACCACGAGTTCGACCAGGGCTTCGACGACCTCACCGGCCGCGTGGCCGACGCCGCCGACTTCGCGTACCTCGGCGCCAACGTCTACGCCACGGGCACGACGACGCCGGCGCTGCCGGAGTACGCGATCGAGACCGTCGAGGGCGTCGACATCGGGTTCGTCGGCGTCGTCACGCAGGAGACCCCGGCGCTCGTGACGCCCGCGGGCGTGGCGGGGCTCGACTTCGGCGACCCGGTCGAGGCCATCAACCGCGTCACCGCCCAGCTCCAGGACGGCGACGACACCAACGGCGAGGCCGACGTCGTGATCGCCCTCGTGCACGACGGCGCCTCCGCCGGCACCCCCGACGGCGCGACGCTCGAGGAGGAGGTCGCCGCCGGCGGCACCTTCGCCCGCATCGTGACCGACATCGACGCGCGCGTGGACGCCATCCTCACCGGCCACACCCACAAGCAGTACGCGTGGGACGCCCCGGTCACCGGCACCGACCGCACCCGCCCGATCATCCAGACGGGCAGCTACGGCGAGTTCGTCGGGCACACGTCGCTGACGATCGACCCGGTCACGCTCGAGGTCACCGACTACGCGGTCGAGAACGTCGCCCGCACGACGACGCCGGCCGCCGACCTGGTGGCCACCTACCCGCGCGTGGCGCAGGTCGAGACGATCGTCGAGGCAGCGCTCGCGGAGGCCGACGTCATCGGATCCCAGCCGGTGGGCAAGGTCACGGCGGACATCACGACGGCGTTCGCGGGCGGCTCGTTCGTGGACGGCGTCTGGACGGGCGGCACCCGGGACGACCGGGAGTCGGAGTCCACGCTGGGCAACCTCGTGGGCAACGCGCTGCGCGACTCGCTCGCCTCGCCGGACCGGGGTGGTGCGCAGATCGGCATCGTCAACCCGGGCGGCCTGCGCGGGGAGCTGCTCGTCGGCGACGACGGCGTGATCACGTACGCCGAGGCCAACGGGGTGCTGCCGTTCGTCAACAACCTCTGGACGCTGACGCTCACGGGCGCCCAGCTCACGGAGGTGCTCGAGCAGCAGTGGCAGACGAACCCGGACGGCACGCGGCCCTCGCGCCCGTACCTGGCCCTCGGCCTGTCGGACAACGTCACCTGGGTCGCGCGGACGGCGGACGGCAACGCCGCCCCCGGCGGCAACGTGCTGGCGGTCTACGTGAACGGGACGCTCGTGGAGCCCACGGACACGTTCCGGGTGGCGACGTTCAGCTTCCTCGGCACGGGCGGCGACAACTTCCGGGAGTTCACCGACGCGACGGACGTGCGCGACTCGGGCCTGGTCGACCGCGACGCGTGGATCGACTACATCCGGGACAACTCGCCGCTGACGCCGTCGTTCGCCCGCACCCGCGCGGTGGTCGACGCACTGCCGCCGACCGTCCAGGCGGGCGACGCGACCTCGGTGGCGCTGAGTGGGCTGGACCTCACCTCGCTGGGCTCGCCGGCCAACACGACGGCATCGGCAACGCTCGTCCCGGCCGACGACACGACGGCCGACGGCATCGACCTGGGCGACGTCACGATCGCCGACGGCGCGACCTCCGTCGGGTTCACGGTCCCGGCCGGCACCGCCGCGGGGGACTACGCGGTGCGGGTCGTGGCCGCGCCGTCGGGCACCACGGTGCTGCTGCCGCTCACGGTCGAGGCCGCCGAGGACCCGGCCTACCCGGACTGGTCGCCGGCCACCGTCTACACGGGCGGCGAGCGGGTGACCTTCCGCGGCGCGGTCTACCAGGCCCAGTGGTGGACGCAGGGCGCCGCCCCGGACGCCTCGCCGTGGGGTTCGTGGATGAGGCTCGGCGCGGAGGTGCAGACCCCGCAGGGCACGGTCCGCGAGTGGACGGACTCGTGGGTGTACACGGGCGGCGAGACGGTGGTGCACGACGGCCGCCTGTGGCGGGCGATGTGGTGGACCCGCAACCAGGAGCCGGGAGCCGAGCCGTGGGGCCCGTGGCAGGACCTGGGGGCGCTCTGA
- a CDS encoding sterol carrier family protein — MPPRRRTDPAVGRAALGAWLRGASTRSDVTTAVRFTLEELADVAPGNAVEVRVPPAGAVQAVPGPRHTRGTPPNVVETDVETWLGLVTGRLRWADAVDAGRVRASGERSDISGLLPLQAARER; from the coding sequence ATGCCTCCGCGTCGTCGTACCGATCCTGCCGTGGGGCGCGCTGCGCTCGGCGCCTGGTTGCGGGGCGCGTCGACGCGCTCCGACGTGACGACGGCGGTGCGGTTCACCCTCGAAGAGCTCGCGGACGTGGCGCCCGGCAACGCCGTCGAGGTGCGCGTGCCGCCCGCCGGAGCCGTGCAGGCTGTGCCCGGGCCGCGGCACACGCGCGGCACCCCGCCCAACGTCGTCGAGACCGACGTCGAGACGTGGCTGGGCCTGGTCACGGGTCGGCTGCGGTGGGCCGACGCCGTCGACGCCGGGCGGGTGCGGGCGTCGGGGGAGCGCTCGGACATCTCGGGGCTGCTGCCGCTCCAGGCGGCCCGCGAACGCTGA
- a CDS encoding RNB domain-containing ribonuclease: MPTRHLSLASTTSEEVRAALAALRAEIGLPAMFPPDVVDEARAAAQRDVTRDRQDRRDIDFVTIDPPGSMDLDQAVHVASSGDGYIVRYAIADVAAFVTPGSALDREVGRRGMTVYGPDTRTPLHPPVLSEGAASLLPNEDRPAALWTIGLDSHGEITSATVARAIVRSRARLTYGEAQSALDDGSAPESLQLLADVGRLRQARERDRGGTSLEVPEQEVVQNPDRTFTLAFRRTLPVEGWNAQISLLTGIAAARIMREAGVGIFRTLPPADPRDLARLRRTAQALSIDWPSDVAYPELLHRLESRKPAHAAFLNEATTLFRGAGYLAFGVPGDDGAMVRLPGDGADREGDGGARHAAIAAEYAHVTAPLRRLVDRYGTEICVAHSAGRDVPRWVADALPGLPPAMAATGRLASGFERSCVDIVEAALLGHRVGQQFDGVVVEAETKKDGSPPTRGEVVLRSPAVRARLDGEALPLGERVRVTLTEASIPERKVRFTL, encoded by the coding sequence GTGCCCACCCGTCATCTCAGTCTCGCCTCGACCACCTCCGAAGAGGTCCGGGCCGCGCTCGCAGCGCTGCGAGCCGAGATCGGCCTCCCCGCGATGTTCCCGCCCGACGTCGTCGACGAGGCGCGCGCCGCAGCCCAGCGCGACGTGACGCGCGACCGGCAGGACCGCCGCGACATCGACTTCGTCACGATCGACCCGCCCGGCTCGATGGACCTCGACCAGGCGGTGCACGTGGCGTCGTCGGGCGACGGCTACATCGTGCGGTACGCCATCGCGGACGTCGCCGCATTCGTGACCCCGGGCAGCGCGCTCGACCGCGAGGTGGGGCGCCGCGGGATGACCGTCTACGGCCCCGACACGCGCACCCCGCTGCACCCGCCCGTGCTGTCGGAGGGGGCGGCGAGCCTGCTGCCGAACGAGGACCGCCCGGCGGCCCTGTGGACGATCGGCCTCGACTCGCACGGGGAGATCACCTCGGCGACGGTGGCCCGCGCCATCGTGCGCTCGCGCGCCCGCCTCACCTACGGCGAGGCGCAGTCGGCGCTCGACGACGGCAGCGCCCCCGAGTCGCTGCAGCTCCTCGCCGACGTCGGCAGGCTGCGCCAGGCCCGCGAGCGCGACCGCGGGGGCACGTCGCTGGAGGTGCCCGAGCAGGAGGTCGTGCAGAACCCGGACCGCACGTTCACCCTCGCCTTCCGCCGCACCCTGCCGGTCGAGGGCTGGAACGCGCAGATCTCCCTGCTCACCGGCATCGCGGCCGCGCGCATCATGCGCGAGGCGGGCGTCGGCATCTTCCGCACGCTGCCCCCGGCCGACCCGCGTGACCTCGCCCGCCTGCGCCGCACCGCGCAGGCCCTCAGCATCGACTGGCCGTCCGACGTCGCCTACCCCGAGCTGCTGCACCGCCTCGAGTCCCGCAAGCCGGCCCACGCCGCGTTCCTCAACGAGGCGACGACGCTGTTCCGCGGCGCCGGCTACCTCGCGTTCGGGGTGCCCGGCGACGACGGCGCGATGGTGCGCCTGCCCGGTGACGGCGCGGACCGCGAGGGCGACGGTGGGGCGCGCCACGCCGCCATCGCCGCCGAGTACGCGCACGTGACCGCCCCGCTGCGGCGGCTCGTGGACCGGTACGGCACAGAGATCTGCGTCGCGCACTCGGCGGGGCGTGACGTGCCGCGCTGGGTCGCCGACGCGCTGCCGGGCCTGCCGCCGGCGATGGCGGCCACGGGACGCCTGGCGAGCGGGTTCGAGCGGTCCTGCGTCGACATCGTCGAGGCGGCGTTGCTCGGGCACCGGGTGGGGCAGCAGTTCGACGGCGTCGTCGTCGAGGCCGAGACGAAGAAGGACGGCAGCCCGCCCACGCGTGGCGAGGTGGTGCTGCGCAGCCCGGCCGTGCGTGCGCGGCTCGACGGCGAGGCGCTGCCGCTGGGTGAGCGCGTCCGCGTGACGCTCACGGAGGCGTCCATCCCGGAGCGCAAGGTCCGCTTCACGCTCTGA
- a CDS encoding formate/nitrite transporter family protein — translation MLTLQTVDSKPAPEAHPDRLPVVVPDRVPTDVVDRMVESGAYKAARSSAKVFVQALLASFVFGAVVMLTGTVIIQTGIPFLGALVFPMALVIVILLGLELVTSSMGLVPLAWWRKRATGRDTLRTIGVAIAGHIIGCALFALVFWATVTEMGHDYDAPLAVWIRDLAMHKTHGYQALGAGAGLGLVFLRAVLCNWLVSLGAVMGMTTRSTGARIAAIWMPITLFFALQWEHSVVNLFVIPAGMLAGAPITFGDWWLWNEIPVLLGNIVGAALLTAMGLWVSQRGTLPWSRDPFDAC, via the coding sequence GTGCTCACACTCCAGACCGTCGACAGCAAGCCGGCGCCCGAGGCACACCCGGACCGCCTGCCCGTCGTGGTCCCCGACCGGGTGCCCACCGACGTCGTCGACCGCATGGTCGAGTCCGGCGCCTACAAGGCGGCCCGCTCGTCGGCCAAGGTGTTCGTCCAGGCGCTGCTCGCCTCGTTCGTCTTCGGCGCCGTGGTCATGCTCACGGGAACCGTGATCATCCAGACCGGCATCCCGTTCCTCGGGGCGCTGGTGTTCCCGATGGCGCTGGTCATCGTCATCCTGCTCGGGCTCGAGCTCGTCACCTCCTCCATGGGCCTGGTGCCCCTGGCGTGGTGGCGCAAGCGGGCCACCGGCCGCGACACCCTGCGCACGATCGGCGTCGCCATCGCCGGCCACATCATCGGCTGCGCGCTGTTCGCCCTGGTGTTCTGGGCGACCGTCACCGAGATGGGGCACGACTACGACGCCCCGCTCGCCGTGTGGATCCGCGACCTGGCCATGCACAAGACGCACGGCTACCAGGCGCTCGGTGCGGGCGCCGGGCTCGGCCTCGTATTCCTGCGCGCGGTCCTGTGCAACTGGCTCGTCTCGCTCGGCGCCGTCATGGGCATGACCACGCGCTCCACCGGCGCCCGCATCGCCGCCATCTGGATGCCCATCACGCTGTTCTTCGCGCTCCAGTGGGAGCACTCGGTGGTCAACCTGTTCGTCATCCCGGCCGGGATGCTCGCGGGCGCCCCCATCACCTTCGGCGACTGGTGGCTGTGGAACGAGATCCCCGTGCTGCTCGGCAACATCGTCGGCGCGGCCCTGCTGACCGCCATGGGCCTGTGGGTCTCCCAGCGCGGCACGCTGCCGTGGTCACGCGACCCCTTCGACGCCTGCTGA
- a CDS encoding gamma carbonic anhydrase family protein, which translates to MATVLPFDGHVPQIDPTAWLAPTATVIGRVRIGPRASVWYGAVLRGDMDEIVLGEGSNLQDNVVVHTDTGVPTRIGANVGVGHGAIVHGATVGDGALIGMGATLLNDSVIGAGAFVAAGALVREGQEIPPGHLAVGVPAKDRGELDDEARDRVRRNALEYQALAERHRGE; encoded by the coding sequence ATGGCGACGGTGCTCCCCTTCGACGGTCACGTGCCCCAGATCGATCCCACGGCGTGGCTCGCACCCACCGCCACCGTGATCGGCCGGGTGCGCATCGGACCCCGCGCGAGCGTCTGGTACGGCGCCGTGCTGCGCGGGGACATGGACGAGATCGTGCTGGGCGAGGGCAGCAACCTCCAGGACAACGTCGTCGTGCACACCGACACCGGCGTCCCGACGCGCATCGGCGCGAACGTCGGCGTGGGGCACGGAGCGATCGTCCACGGGGCCACCGTCGGCGACGGCGCGCTGATCGGGATGGGCGCGACGCTGCTCAACGACTCCGTGATCGGCGCGGGCGCGTTCGTGGCGGCCGGCGCGCTGGTGCGCGAGGGCCAGGAGATCCCGCCGGGGCACCTCGCGGTCGGCGTCCCCGCCAAGGACCGCGGCGAGCTCGACGACGAGGCCCGCGACCGGGTGCGCCGCAACGCGCTCGAGTACCAGGCCCTCGCGGAACGCCACCGGGGAGAGTAG
- a CDS encoding LLM class flavin-dependent oxidoreductase — MPRTTRQVILGVDLTTAGARALRTPGVPMARPFDGERFVRLVRIADHGLLDLVVLDEPFLLHPGRSRVSGRLDSAVAAARVAPLTEGIGLVAALDTMHLDPSAVAAAIASIDHASGGRSGWQVGCPAGVGAADERWPVQSAADARRVVRSWDVDGVAAAHEGDGRVRVDHDGIRFAVRRGTAARTPLPQGRPPVVMRVRGERCVAAAAAAADVVRIVAPDRDQASALRSAVHAAAVAAGRDPRELKYVAEAFVVLATDRESALTRRLMLEALEGPDVGGGALVVAGTPAELTQTVTDWVDADVVDGFLLRPAALDADLDAVVRGLVPALQSRGRFRAARTAGTLRESLGLPRPAPIEEGPTADVPTTADPTTADVPATAGLTAPGPAVTRNRPKAQRRPTKQPSTARRPAAEPVPVAAR, encoded by the coding sequence ATGCCCCGCACCACCCGTCAGGTGATCCTCGGCGTCGACCTCACGACCGCCGGCGCCCGCGCCCTGCGCACCCCCGGCGTCCCCATGGCCCGCCCGTTCGACGGCGAGCGGTTCGTCCGCCTCGTGCGGATCGCGGACCACGGCCTGCTCGACCTCGTCGTGCTGGACGAGCCGTTCCTGCTGCACCCTGGCCGCAGCCGGGTCAGCGGGCGCCTCGACTCCGCGGTGGCCGCGGCACGCGTCGCCCCGCTGACCGAGGGCATCGGGCTCGTGGCCGCCCTCGACACCATGCACCTGGACCCCTCCGCCGTCGCCGCCGCGATCGCGTCGATCGACCATGCCAGCGGCGGCCGCTCCGGGTGGCAGGTGGGCTGCCCGGCCGGCGTCGGGGCGGCGGACGAGCGGTGGCCGGTCCAGTCCGCCGCCGACGCCCGCCGGGTGGTCCGCAGCTGGGACGTCGACGGCGTCGCTGCCGCGCACGAGGGCGACGGCCGGGTGCGGGTCGACCACGACGGCATCCGCTTCGCCGTGCGGCGGGGCACTGCCGCCCGGACGCCGCTGCCGCAGGGCCGCCCACCCGTCGTCATGCGCGTCCGCGGTGAGCGCTGCGTCGCCGCCGCGGCCGCGGCCGCCGACGTCGTGCGCATCGTCGCCCCCGACCGCGACCAGGCGTCCGCGCTGCGCTCCGCGGTGCACGCCGCCGCCGTGGCCGCCGGGCGCGACCCGCGGGAGCTGAAGTACGTCGCCGAGGCGTTCGTCGTCCTCGCGACCGATCGTGAGAGCGCTCTCACGCGCCGGCTGATGCTCGAGGCGCTCGAAGGGCCCGACGTCGGCGGCGGAGCGCTCGTCGTCGCGGGCACCCCCGCGGAGCTCACGCAGACCGTCACCGACTGGGTCGACGCCGACGTCGTCGACGGGTTCCTCCTGCGGCCCGCCGCCCTCGACGCCGACCTCGACGCCGTCGTGCGCGGCCTGGTCCCGGCCCTCCAGTCACGGGGCCGGTTCCGCGCGGCCCGCACGGCGGGCACGCTGCGCGAGTCGCTCGGCCTGCCCCGTCCCGCCCCGATCGAGGAAGGCCCGACGGCGGACGTCCCGACGACGGCGGACCCGACGACGGCGGACGTCCCGGCCACGGCAGGGCTCACGGCGCCGGGCCCAGCGGTGACGCGGAACCGCCCGAAGGCGCAGCGTCGCCCCACGAAGCAGCCGTCGACCGCCCGCCGACCTGCCGCCGAACCCGTCCCGGTGGCCGCCCGGTAG